The Pseudomonas hefeiensis genomic sequence TTGTTGATTTTTTTCAGCGGCAGATTGTCCCAGTCGCTGACCACCTGATCGGCCATCTTGCTGAACCAGCCTTCGATCAGTTGTGCCTGTTCCTGATGATTGGCCAGTGGGCGAGACTCGGAGAACTTCAGGCGTACATAGGCCGAAGCCATGCTGCCCAGGGCCCATTTGCGCATGGACTTGCCGGTGTGGTTGAAGTCCTTGGACATCAGCGCATCGGACTTGGCCCAGGCGGTCAGCCAGTTCAGGGTGCATTCGAGCTGCTCGGGGCGGCCGTCGCGCATGAATTGCATCACTTGCTTGCTGACGCCGCGCTCGATCCGGGTGATGTCGGAAGTAGCATCGCGGAAGGCCTTTTCCGATTTCACGTTCAGCGTTGCGCGGGCCTTGTCGGAGCCCTCGTACTTGCTGCGAAATTGCAGGGCGCCGGTGTAGGGCGTCGGTACCGCCTCACAGCGCTCGTCAGAGCTGCCCGTCTTGAATTTTTCAATCGGTGCGAAGTAACCCTGGGGCGGGCGTAGCGGGGCCGCGGCCTGCGTCGCTCCGGCGAATATCGCCAGGGTCAGCAGGGACGGCGCCAGCAGCGTTTTCAACGTTCGGGTGCGCATGGTTCTGGTCATGAGACGAGACCTCATTGTCCGATTTGAGCCGTTTGTTGCCCGGCTTGCGGAGATGCGTTGCGTTTGCAGACTTTCGCTTCGATTTGCTGTGGCTCGGCACCGGCTTCAGGTCCCTGGACTTCTACAGCCAGCAGGTTCTGGGAAGCCCAGTCCTCGTCAGTGCGCAATTGGAAGGCGAAACGTCCGTCGGTTTCGGAAGTGTCCGGTTTTTCGATCTTGATATCCTCGTGGCGCCCATTCATGTACCAGAGGGTGGCTTGTAAGGTTTTCACCGACGTATCGGCGAAGCGGATATCGATCTGGTGGCTGCCGTTACGCAGGTCCATGTTCTTGCTGTTGACCATCAATTCGTTCTTGCCGGGCTTGAGGGCAGTCTTGCTGCTCATCAGCGCGGGCTTGCCTTCGCAACCGTTGTTGTCCAGCAACGCCATCATCTGGCGGTAGATGGTTTCCTGGTCCAGGCGATACAGCGGCGAGAATTCCCAGATCAGGATTTTCGGCGGGCTCTTCTGGAATTCTTCGCTGCCCAGGTACTGGATCATCGCGCCTTCCAGACCGCCGCCGGGGAAGGCGACGTTGAGGATGTCGGCGCCGATGGCTTCTTGAAGGAAGCCGGCGAAGTTGTAGTTCTTGCCGCTGTGACTGGTGCCGACGAGGGTGATCTGCGGATCACTGGAGTCGCCGAACAGGTCGCCATCGCCGGCTTCGCCTTTAGGCTCGGTGGTGAACTGGTCCATGTACTGGACCGCATAGCTGGTGCCGCACAGTTGGCCGGCCATGTTGTGCAGGGTGCCGGTCTTGCCCATGCGGCCGGACTTCTTGGTCTCGAACTCACGCTTGGGAATGTCGGCAAAGGCCGGGATCTGCTTGACCTTCTCAGCCACGATCTTCGCCGTGCGCTGGGCGCCGTACGGCGTCCAGTGCTGGTCGCCACGGAAGTAGAAATCGTGGGCCGGCAGGGTGTCAGGCAGGCTTTCGTTGGTCAGCGGCGACAGGTCCGGCACCACATAGCCCATCTGCGCGAAACGCCCGAGCATGGTCTTGTAGTTGGTCAGGGCCTTGTCGAAGTCGTAACTGGCCTTTTCCTGGGGGTTGAGTTTATTGCGGTTCACCAGGCCCCGGGTCGGTTGATAAACGAGCACCAGCTCAACGCCTTTTTTCTTGAACGCGTCGTGCAACTGCTGCATGCGCTTGTAGCCGGCCGGGGTGGTATTGAATTCGGTACGCAGGTCTTCCTGGGTACGGAACAGCCAATCGCCCTGGGCCTGTACCAGTGTGGTGAAGTTCTGCTGATAGCGCGTGGTGTAGTTCTTCGCGTCATGGGCGGCAGGGCACAGGTTGCAGCACGGTTCGGCAGTAAACACAGGCGCTGTGATTTCATCGGCGCGCGCGCCGCTTGTGGCGGCGAGAATGCCGGCAGTCAGGGCGGACAGGCCCAAAAGTTTGATCATCTGTGGGTTCATAAAGGTCATCCTCAGTCCCGCAATTCAGTCTGGCGTTCGACAGGGTCGATCAGCACGGCTTTCTGCTGGCGCACCAGCAGGTCGAGAATTTCATCCTGGCGCTCGCCCAGGATCCCCGAGAAGCTGATGCCGCTGGATTTGGTCGGCGCGAGCATGGACACCCGGTACAGCTCAACGCTCAACGGTGAGTCAATGGACAATGGGCCGCTGCCGTTGGCAGCCAGTTCGCCACCGACCACGATCAGCGAGACCTGGGCGTCGAACGGGTCGAGCTTGATGTCCCGGTCCGTGTCGGACAGATCCTTGATGTGGCCGTAAAGACCGGTCAGGCCGTTGGCCATGGACACGTTTTCGTAAAGGCGGATGTTCACGCTGTTACGAATCCGGATGCCGTGGCGCCGGTTGCTGATCACTTTGTTGCCCCACAACAGGTTGTCACCACTCTCGTAAAGCGTGATGCCGTCGGTGTGGTTCTTGTAGATCTCGTTGTAGGCGATCACGTTGTTCACGCTGTTACGGTCGATCACCAGGCCCGAGAGTTTGTTGTCGTAGCTGCGGTTGTTGAAAATGAAGCTGTCGTTGACCTCACGGGAAATAATGATCCCGTGCTTTTTCTTGGTCCCGTAGACGGTGTTGTCGGCGATGATCAGACGATGGGAACGGTCGTGGGGGTCAATGCCGTAGACGATGTTGTCCTTGTAGGTGTTGCCCTTGACTACAAAGTCGTTGGTTTCGTAGCAGTAGAAGCCGTACCACATGTCCGAGAACTCGGAATCGATGATCCAGCCGGTCGGTTCCGGGCGCTTGAGGACCTTGGCCATGTTGGGCGTGTACTGGGAAATACTCACCCCGTACGACTTACTGTTGGCGTAGCCGAAGCTGGCCATTTTGGTATTGACGATGTAAGTCTCGGTGCCGCCCCAGGACAGCAGGAACGGACGGAATTCGTTGGCCGAACGGAACGTGGCGGGGCCATTGTCCTTTTCGCGCCAGCCGGTGACTTTGGTGTCGCGGATGAACATCTTTCCATCGTTGACCAGGAAGGAGCCGCCCTCTTGGGACAGGCGCAGTTCCTGGGTCTGCTTGTCGATTTCCAGGATGCCTTTTTCACCCACCACAATGGGAATCCTGGCCAGGAACACACCGGGCGAGGTTTCCTTGAGGTATTGCTTGGGCACTTTCTTGGCCAGGTCCTTGAGGTTCATGTAGCCATCGTCGATGAAGATGGCCTGTGGGATGCCGTGCTGGCGCACCACCCACTCGGCCATCTTGTTGTCGCCGCCGATGAAGTCCTTCAAGGCGTTTTCCTGCATCATCCGGCGCACGCTGACCTTGCCGGCCTTGCTGCGCACGATCTTGGCCGCGGCCGCTTCGGCGGTGAAGCCTGTGAGGTCGGGCAGGGTCGGCGCAGCCAGTTCCAGCGGAGCGGTCGGCGCGCTGCTGACGGTGTAGGTCTTGGCCTGCTGCAGTTCCTTGACCACGTTGCCCGGCTTGACCACCGGTTCAACGTTGGCGAACGCCGACGAGCCGGCCAGCAGCATCGCTGCGGCCAACAGGCTGATCGAACCTTTCATCGCCTGGCTGTTCCTGAGGTAGCGGTTCATATCGGGCACTCCCATGGTCATTCGCATCAGAAGCGCCAGATCACGTCGACAAAGGCGCGATGCATGTATGAATCGACCTCTTTGCCGTAGGCGTCGCCTGGCTTGAACACGCCGCCACGAAAGCGCACCAGCGCCGACGGTTCGTCGATGGACTGGCTCAGCGCGGCCGGCAGCAGGCCTTGCTTGAAGTACTTGGTGACCACAAGGTCGACTTCCTGGCCCAGGTCCTTGTTACCGTCGCGCAGTGGCAGGGACGAGGTGGACAGGATCGCGCCGGTTACATCGTCGGTGTTGTTTTCCACCGCGTTGATGCCGTTACTGCCCACAGGCTTGTTGCCGTCCACGCGCCAGAACTTGTGGTACACCAGGCTTGCGTCGTACTCGTCGCGCAACTGCCAGGAACCGAACAGGCTGGCGCTCTGGGTGTTGGCCATTTCGCCCCGGAAGGCTTCACCAAAACGGTGGACGCGCGAACGGGTACCGGTGTAGTTGGCGCGGTTGCTTTGCAGACCGTTCTGTTCGTAGTCCTCGCTGGCGCGGGCATAGGCCGCACCGACTTGCCACTGCGGATCCAGGCGCAGACGGATGCCCAGGTCGGTGGCCCAGCCATCGACGTCGTCACTGCGCTTGAGTTGCGTGGGGCGCGTGCCGTCAGCGTTGAGCGGGTTGACGGTGTCGCGATCGCCAGTCATGCCGGTCAGGCTGGCCCAGTAGTTGACGGTGTTGGTATTCCGCCAGTTGTAGGCGTCACTGTTGGCCTCCAGGCCCAGCCAGGACAGGTCACCGTTCTGGGTCTTGTCCAGGGAGTCGGTGGCTTCGCCTGGAGTCGGGTAGTCGAGGCTGCCATTGTCGTGGGTGTGGTGGGCACGGATCCCGGCCCACTGGCCTGGCATCCACTGGTAGCCCACGTCGCCGTAGACGTGCAGGCGATCCTTGTCGTCAGGCGCCAGTTCCTTGAGGTCGGTGCGGTATTCGCTGAAACGCTCGGCGACACCCAGGTTGGCCCGTAACAAGGTGGTGTCGAAGGTCCAGTTCAAGGCTTCGATATTGGTGTCGCGCCATTGGCCGTCTTCGTTGCGCAGGCGTTGGCGACCGAACTTCAACTGCTCGCCCGGGTAAGGGGTCAGGCCCCGATAGCCAATCCAGAATTCGCGCATGGCCAGGTAGTTCTTCTTGACTTCGCGATCACCGCTGTCGGTTTGCGCGGTCGTGTCATCGGACTGCTGCAGGGTGTCGGTCTCGATGGTGTCGGTTGACGTCACGGCCTGGGCCATGGCGTAAGCGCTCCAGGCACCGCGCTCACCGTAGATCCATGGACGCAGGTCCAGACCGACACCGTTGACGTCGCCCCCACGCTGGGTGCCCAGGTCTCGATCGTCTTCGGACTGGCCGGTGATTTTTACGTCGAGGCCGAAGTTCTGGTCATCGGTCAGGGCCGCCAGGGTCGGACACGACCACAGCAGGGCGAACGTCAGGCCAATGCCGGCCTGCACAAAAGGATTGAGCTTCAAAGGCTTCATAGAGGTTCCTCGCCGTCATCTTCTTTTAGGGCTTGCAGTTCCAGCGTATCGGGGCTCATGGCGCCGCGAATGGCCTGCTCTTGTTGCAGCAGGCGCTGGGCTTGTGCAAGCTGGTTCGGCGGTAATTGGGTCTCGAGGGTCTGGGCAAGCTCGATGGCTTGCGGGGTGTTCTGGACCTTGGCCAATTGACTGAACACATAGGCATTGACCGGGTCGGGCTTGGTGCCCTTGCCTTGGGAGAACAACTGGGCAATGGCGAAGTCCGCGCTGTTCTGGCCGTTGCGGGCGGCCTTGAGCAGATGGTCCAGGGCTTTTTGCGAGTACACCTGGCCCAGGTAACCGCGGCGATAGATCTGGCCGAGGTAGTAATCGGCGGCCACTTCGCGGCCAACGGCTTTCTGGAAATGCGCTTCGGCGACCTTGGCGTCAGCCGGCACCCATTTGCCTTCGTAGTACAGCTTGCCCAGCAACAGATCGGCACGCGGCTGATCGGCGGCGCGGCCGTTTTCCAGGTACTGCATCATCTTGTCGACGTCACCCAGCTCGGGGAAATCATAGAGAATCTGCGCCAGGCTGACCCAGGCAGCGGGATAGCCGGGGGCGATGTCTTCGAGCAACGACTGGGCGGTTTTTTCGTCGGTCTTGCCCAGGCTCGCATCGGCCAGGACGCGGGCGACGCTGTCCACGCGCTGGGCAGACACGGTGCCACTCTGGTGACCGGCCTGCATGTGCTTGAGCAACTCGGCCTGCTGTTCTGGCTGGCCGCGTTTCTGATAGACCGTGGCCAGTTCGACGTAGCAGATGTCGGTGGTGGCCAACGCGGCCTTGCAGACTTTTTCCACTTCATCCAGATGCTGGTCGTAGGTGCCCTGGGTGCGATAGAGCAGAATCTGCGCCAGGCCCGCTTCCGGGTAGCCGGCACTGCGCCATTGGTTGATCTGCTGCTGAGCGTTCACGTTCGGAAAACTTTGAGGGTATTGCAGGTACAGCATCGCCAGCGGGATCAAGGTGTTGCCTTGGCCGTTGGCAAAGGCTTTCTTCAGCAACCCTTCGGCTTCGTGTTTTTCAGCTTCGGTGGAGCCGGGCTTGGCCACCAGCAGGCGACCCAGGCGAGCCTGAGCGCGCGGCGAAATATCGGCCGCGGCGCGGTAAGTCGCCTCGGCTTTTTTCATCTGCTCGGGATCGCGGCTGTTGACCTGAATATCGGCCAGGCCGACCTGGGCTTCGCTGTAACCCAGGTTGGCCAGTTGCTGATAGTTCTGCTGCGCCAGCGTCGTGTCACCGCGCTTGAGGGCTTCGTTGGCCAAGCGCTGGTCGGGCAGGCCGGCACAGCCGGCCAGGCTCACGGCCAGCGCCAGCGCACAGAATGCACGTGTGTGGGAGCGAGCCTGCTCGCGATGCAGGCCGCTCGGTGTACCAGACAGACCGCGTCGATCCCATCGCGAGCAGGCTCGCTCCCACAGGGAATGCGGTGCATTGTTGTTTTGTGGAGTGATCACGGGCATATCCTCGACTTAAATACCGACGGCCATGGCTTTGTCGATCAGCCAGTTCAGGTTCGGGCCTCGGTCGCTGGTGACTTCTACCGGCCGGCCAGCCAGCGAGCTGTCCAGGGGTTCGTCAGGCTGGATCAGTACACGGATATCAGAGGACAGGTCGGCACTTTTCAGGCTGGTGCTGCTGACGATCTTGCCGGTACGGATGGCATCTTCGCCGGCGACCTGGAAGCTGACCGGGGTGCCTGGGCGCACATCGCCGAACTGGCGATAGGAGAAGCGAGCCTCGACGTTGGCTTCGCTGTTACGCGGTACCAGTTGGAAGATCACGTCACCCTTGCTGGCGTACTGACCGTCGGACACCACTTGCTGGGCCACGATGCAGTCGCACGGCGAGGTCAGGGTGCCGGTCATTTGCTTGCCGAACAGTTCCTCGACCTTGGCCGGTTGCAGCTGGTTGTCGTCCAGATGGCCCTTGAGCACATCGAGCATGCTGGTGCTGAAGGTGGCCAGCGGGGCACCTTTGGCGGCCACGCCGTCGGCCTGGACCAGGCTCTGCACGGTGCCGTCGCGCGGCATGGTGATGGACATGCCGGTTACATTCACCAGGCCCGCCTGGGCGTGGCTGACGAAGTACATGCCGTACACCGACTTGAAGATGAAGCCGAACGCCGCCAGGCCGACGATAAAAATCGCCAGGCTGAAAGTCACGGCCCGCAGGCGGCCCAGGGCGGTCATGCCACCGTTGTCATCCTTCTGCTTGCGCGCCTTGGTGAAGTTGTCGCGTTGCAAGGTCGCCAGCACATCACCGACGCCAACGATGTCGCCGGCCAGGTGCGAGGTGATGATGTGACGCAGCGTCGAGATGTCCCGAGGCTCCAGATTCTGGAACTGGCAACCGGTACGACCGGTCTGGCGGTCGTAGGAGCGAACCTGCAGTTCAACGTCCATGGCCAGGCCAAGGTTGTCGATCACGAATTGCAGGCGACCCTTGTACGCTTCGCCCACCTTGAGCGGCATCTGGCCGGCGTTGAAGCACAGGCCTCCGGCGGACAGGTCCAGGACCTTGACTTCCATGGGTGTACGGTCGGGACCGAAGAAACGCAATTTGGCCGGGATTTTCACTCGGGCGTGTTGGCGCTGGGCTTCGGATTCATGCACTACGTTGACATTCACGGCGGTGTTCATAGGGGCGATTTCCTAGTTAATTCAGGCGAGTTCGGTCAGACCATCATCAGCAGCACGGCAACGAAAACGCTGCCGGCGGAGAAGGTCATGGTCCGAGACGACCAAGTGTTGAACCAACGTTGAAAGCTGGCGAGATCACGGGTCAGATGAGTGGGCTGGCGAGTCCAGGACTGTTGGTCGAGGCGGAAGAACACGTAGATCTTCACCAGCGCGCCAACGATCTGGTTGTAATAGAGAATCGCCGGGTAGGCCGGACCGATCCGGTGTCCGGAGCACGACAGCAACAGGGTCAAGAGCAACCGGGTGATGCCGATCCACAGCAGGTACACCAGGATGAACGCGGTGCCGTACTTGAAGCTGGCGATCAGCGCCACGGTCAGGCCCAGCAGGGAAGTCCACATCGACACACGCTGGTCGAACAGCACCACCGAGGTGAACAGGCCCAGACGCTTCATGCCCAGGCCCAGTGCCCGGGAGTTCTGCCGCAGGTTGTTGCCATACCAGCGGAACATCAGCTTGCGACTGGCCTTGATGAAGCTTTTTTCCGGCGGGTGCTCGACGGTATTGATCGCAGCATCAGGTACGTAGAACGTGTCGTAGCCCAGGCGCATCAGGCTGAACCAGCTCGACTTGTCGTCGCCGGTGAGAAACTTGAAGCGGCCCAGGCGCCAGTGTTGCAGCGAATCGCTTTCCACGTCAGCGATGAAGTCCGGGTTGGTGACCACGGTGGCGCGGAACACCGACATGCGGCCGGTCATGGTCAGCACGCGCTTGGACAGGGCCATGGAGCACATGTTGATGTGGCGCTGGGCGAAACGCAGTTTGTGCCATTCGCTCATGATGTAGCCGCCGCGCACTTCGCAGAACTCGTTGGTGGTCAGGCCGCCGACGTTACCGAACAGCTGGAACCACGGCACGGTCTT encodes the following:
- the alg8 gene encoding mannuronan synthase — protein: MHRLKHGLLQAAGWLFYLSLLMGIAMALPTSTFDSESKDFIFLIGAVGIWRYSMGATHFVRGMIFLYIVYPHLRRKVRKLGKAADPSHVYLMVTSFRIDALTTAQVYSSVIREAIDCGLPTTVVCSIVEMSDELLVKSLWARMNPPEHVKLDFVRIPGTGKRDGLAFGFRAISRHLPDDRAVVAVIDGDTVLAEGVVRKTVPWFQLFGNVGGLTTNEFCEVRGGYIMSEWHKLRFAQRHINMCSMALSKRVLTMTGRMSVFRATVVTNPDFIADVESDSLQHWRLGRFKFLTGDDKSSWFSLMRLGYDTFYVPDAAINTVEHPPEKSFIKASRKLMFRWYGNNLRQNSRALGLGMKRLGLFTSVVLFDQRVSMWTSLLGLTVALIASFKYGTAFILVYLLWIGITRLLLTLLLSCSGHRIGPAYPAILYYNQIVGALVKIYVFFRLDQQSWTRQPTHLTRDLASFQRWFNTWSSRTMTFSAGSVFVAVLLMMV
- a CDS encoding alginate O-acetyltransferase, encoding MNPQMIKLLGLSALTAGILAATSGARADEITAPVFTAEPCCNLCPAAHDAKNYTTRYQQNFTTLVQAQGDWLFRTQEDLRTEFNTTPAGYKRMQQLHDAFKKKGVELVLVYQPTRGLVNRNKLNPQEKASYDFDKALTNYKTMLGRFAQMGYVVPDLSPLTNESLPDTLPAHDFYFRGDQHWTPYGAQRTAKIVAEKVKQIPAFADIPKREFETKKSGRMGKTGTLHNMAGQLCGTSYAVQYMDQFTTEPKGEAGDGDLFGDSSDPQITLVGTSHSGKNYNFAGFLQEAIGADILNVAFPGGGLEGAMIQYLGSEEFQKSPPKILIWEFSPLYRLDQETIYRQMMALLDNNGCEGKPALMSSKTALKPGKNELMVNSKNMDLRNGSHQIDIRFADTSVKTLQATLWYMNGRHEDIKIEKPDTSETDGRFAFQLRTDEDWASQNLLAVEVQGPEAGAEPQQIEAKVCKRNASPQAGQQTAQIGQ
- the algK gene encoding alginate biosynthesis TPR repeat lipoprotein AlgK, with translation MITPQNNNAPHSLWERACSRWDRRGLSGTPSGLHREQARSHTRAFCALALAVSLAGCAGLPDQRLANEALKRGDTTLAQQNYQQLANLGYSEAQVGLADIQVNSRDPEQMKKAEATYRAAADISPRAQARLGRLLVAKPGSTEAEKHEAEGLLKKAFANGQGNTLIPLAMLYLQYPQSFPNVNAQQQINQWRSAGYPEAGLAQILLYRTQGTYDQHLDEVEKVCKAALATTDICYVELATVYQKRGQPEQQAELLKHMQAGHQSGTVSAQRVDSVARVLADASLGKTDEKTAQSLLEDIAPGYPAAWVSLAQILYDFPELGDVDKMMQYLENGRAADQPRADLLLGKLYYEGKWVPADAKVAEAHFQKAVGREVAADYYLGQIYRRGYLGQVYSQKALDHLLKAARNGQNSADFAIAQLFSQGKGTKPDPVNAYVFSQLAKVQNTPQAIELAQTLETQLPPNQLAQAQRLLQQEQAIRGAMSPDTLELQALKEDDGEEPL
- the algG gene encoding mannuronan 5-epimerase AlgG — encoded protein: MNRYLRNSQAMKGSISLLAAAMLLAGSSAFANVEPVVKPGNVVKELQQAKTYTVSSAPTAPLELAAPTLPDLTGFTAEAAAAKIVRSKAGKVSVRRMMQENALKDFIGGDNKMAEWVVRQHGIPQAIFIDDGYMNLKDLAKKVPKQYLKETSPGVFLARIPIVVGEKGILEIDKQTQELRLSQEGGSFLVNDGKMFIRDTKVTGWREKDNGPATFRSANEFRPFLLSWGGTETYIVNTKMASFGYANSKSYGVSISQYTPNMAKVLKRPEPTGWIIDSEFSDMWYGFYCYETNDFVVKGNTYKDNIVYGIDPHDRSHRLIIADNTVYGTKKKHGIIISREVNDSFIFNNRSYDNKLSGLVIDRNSVNNVIAYNEIYKNHTDGITLYESGDNLLWGNKVISNRRHGIRIRNSVNIRLYENVSMANGLTGLYGHIKDLSDTDRDIKLDPFDAQVSLIVVGGELAANGSGPLSIDSPLSVELYRVSMLAPTKSSGISFSGILGERQDEILDLLVRQQKAVLIDPVERQTELRD
- a CDS encoding mannuronate-specific alginate lyase, yielding MRTRTLKTLLAPSLLTLAIFAGATQAAAPLRPPQGYFAPIEKFKTGSSDERCEAVPTPYTGALQFRSKYEGSDKARATLNVKSEKAFRDATSDITRIERGVSKQVMQFMRDGRPEQLECTLNWLTAWAKSDALMSKDFNHTGKSMRKWALGSMASAYVRLKFSESRPLANHQEQAQLIEGWFSKMADQVVSDWDNLPLKKINNHSYWAAWSVMATSVATNRRDLFDWAVKEYKVGVNQVDAEGFLPNELKRKQRALSYHNYALPPLAMIASFAQVNGVDLRQENNGALKRLGDQVLAGVKDPEIFEDKNGDEQDMKDLKVDSKFAWLEPFCSLYTCPEDVLERKHEMQPFKTFRLGGDLTKVYDPSWEKGEKGS
- a CDS encoding alginate export family protein, with the translated sequence MKLNPFVQAGIGLTFALLWSCPTLAALTDDQNFGLDVKITGQSEDDRDLGTQRGGDVNGVGLDLRPWIYGERGAWSAYAMAQAVTSTDTIETDTLQQSDDTTAQTDSGDREVKKNYLAMREFWIGYRGLTPYPGEQLKFGRQRLRNEDGQWRDTNIEALNWTFDTTLLRANLGVAERFSEYRTDLKELAPDDKDRLHVYGDVGYQWMPGQWAGIRAHHTHDNGSLDYPTPGEATDSLDKTQNGDLSWLGLEANSDAYNWRNTNTVNYWASLTGMTGDRDTVNPLNADGTRPTQLKRSDDVDGWATDLGIRLRLDPQWQVGAAYARASEDYEQNGLQSNRANYTGTRSRVHRFGEAFRGEMANTQSASLFGSWQLRDEYDASLVYHKFWRVDGNKPVGSNGINAVENNTDDVTGAILSTSSLPLRDGNKDLGQEVDLVVTKYFKQGLLPAALSQSIDEPSALVRFRGGVFKPGDAYGKEVDSYMHRAFVDVIWRF
- a CDS encoding alginate biosynthesis protein Alg44; this translates as MNTAVNVNVVHESEAQRQHARVKIPAKLRFFGPDRTPMEVKVLDLSAGGLCFNAGQMPLKVGEAYKGRLQFVIDNLGLAMDVELQVRSYDRQTGRTGCQFQNLEPRDISTLRHIITSHLAGDIVGVGDVLATLQRDNFTKARKQKDDNGGMTALGRLRAVTFSLAIFIVGLAAFGFIFKSVYGMYFVSHAQAGLVNVTGMSITMPRDGTVQSLVQADGVAAKGAPLATFSTSMLDVLKGHLDDNQLQPAKVEELFGKQMTGTLTSPCDCIVAQQVVSDGQYASKGDVIFQLVPRNSEANVEARFSYRQFGDVRPGTPVSFQVAGEDAIRTGKIVSSTSLKSADLSSDIRVLIQPDEPLDSSLAGRPVEVTSDRGPNLNWLIDKAMAVGI